One window of the Chitinophaga niabensis genome contains the following:
- a CDS encoding LytR/AlgR family response regulator transcription factor yields MTCIIIDDEPLAREAIEMLINQTDGLDLTGSFNSPESAADFIEKNTVELIFLDIQMPGINGIEFARTIPKETFVIFTTAYSEFATDSYEVDAIDYLIKPVKLERFKKAVEKARTYAKLFKADYADNNIEQVADDFFFVKADRRIFKVYFNNILFIQGLKDYVVMHSENQKVVTAMNIKTIYDQLPKDMFVRVSKSYVINVKHIDSVDNNTVYIGTNEIPIGSIYRDFFFNEFVTKKIANR; encoded by the coding sequence ATGACTTGTATAATTATAGATGATGAACCATTGGCGAGGGAAGCCATAGAGATGTTGATCAACCAAACTGATGGTTTAGATCTGACCGGTTCGTTCAACAGCCCCGAAAGCGCCGCAGATTTTATAGAAAAAAATACAGTTGAATTAATCTTTCTTGATATACAAATGCCGGGAATTAACGGAATTGAATTTGCCCGGACCATTCCGAAAGAAACATTTGTGATCTTTACCACCGCTTATTCTGAATTTGCTACCGACAGCTACGAAGTAGATGCGATTGACTACCTGATAAAACCCGTAAAATTAGAGCGTTTTAAAAAGGCTGTTGAAAAGGCCCGGACCTACGCCAAATTATTCAAGGCAGATTATGCTGATAACAATATCGAACAGGTAGCAGACGATTTTTTCTTTGTGAAAGCAGACCGGAGGATTTTTAAAGTCTATTTCAATAACATACTTTTTATTCAGGGTTTAAAAGATTATGTTGTGATGCACAGCGAAAATCAGAAAGTAGTTACGGCGATGAACATCAAAACAATCTATGATCAGCTACCCAAAGATATGTTTGTAAGAGTAAGCAAATCCTATGTCATCAATGTTAAACATATCGATTCAGTGGATAATAACACGGTGTACATAGGTACAAACGAAATCCCTATCGGAAGTATTTACAGGGATTTCTTTTTCAATGAATTTGTGACCAAAAAGATTGCGAACAGGTAA
- a CDS encoding efflux RND transporter periplasmic adaptor subunit: protein MKRRIILILVITAMLIAIVVKLAYNKSKIAEKKSPPKIGDIRIPVTTSAVRSEIMLERLVKTGTLAPLRASRVLSASGGQLQSVMFSLGDHVKKGQLLAIVDSRLLALDLQKAETNVVKLERDLNNYRELLEGKAATLEKVEGMQQSYNDALNLVQQIRKQIADASIKAPDDGVIASRPVEQGVFIAAGTEVASIVNMSSLKVQVNLTEDEVYKVAKGQKIAITTDVYPERIISGVVTFISPQANEAFNYQVEVTAPNDKSMLLRAGTFVNADFSKKTGRKVLLVSREALIESTSNAAVYVVINGKAILRKISVGKNYGEELEVLGGLEDREEVVTAGQVNLKDSALIKVTNKE from the coding sequence ATGAAAAGAAGGATCATATTGATACTGGTTATCACTGCAATGCTAATTGCCATTGTGGTCAAGCTGGCATACAATAAAAGCAAAATTGCGGAGAAAAAATCACCTCCTAAAATTGGGGACATCCGCATACCTGTCACTACTTCCGCTGTGAGGTCGGAGATCATGCTGGAACGCCTGGTGAAAACTGGCACACTGGCGCCTTTAAGAGCGTCCAGGGTGTTATCTGCTTCCGGCGGCCAGCTACAGAGCGTGATGTTCAGCCTGGGAGATCATGTAAAGAAAGGCCAGTTGCTCGCTATTGTTGATAGCAGATTGCTTGCGCTCGACTTGCAAAAGGCCGAGACGAATGTTGTAAAGTTGGAACGGGATCTTAATAATTACAGGGAACTATTGGAAGGAAAGGCCGCTACCCTTGAAAAGGTGGAGGGTATGCAACAAAGCTATAATGACGCGCTAAATCTTGTTCAACAGATACGAAAACAGATAGCCGATGCGAGTATTAAAGCGCCGGATGATGGTGTTATTGCTTCCAGGCCGGTTGAACAGGGTGTATTCATAGCAGCCGGAACAGAAGTAGCCTCCATAGTGAATATGTCATCGCTGAAGGTACAGGTAAATCTGACGGAGGACGAAGTTTACAAAGTGGCGAAAGGCCAGAAAATTGCCATCACCACAGATGTCTATCCGGAAAGGATTATTTCCGGGGTAGTGACTTTCATTAGTCCTCAGGCTAATGAGGCATTCAACTATCAGGTGGAGGTTACTGCCCCTAATGATAAATCCATGCTGCTGCGTGCAGGTACATTTGTTAATGCTGACTTCTCAAAGAAAACCGGGCGGAAAGTATTACTTGTTTCGCGGGAGGCCCTCATCGAAAGTACTTCCAATGCGGCTGTTTATGTGGTGATAAATGGCAAAGCTATCCTGCGGAAGATCAGTGTAGGTAAAAATTACGGGGAGGAACTAGAGGTACTGGGCGGTTTGGAAGACAGGGAGGAGGTTGTTACTGCTGGTCAGGTTAACCTGAAGGACAGTGCTTTAATTAAGGTTACTAACAAAGAATAA
- a CDS encoding glycoside hydrolase family 16 protein, translated as MTCSRTWMIILIIFISEYANAQQKTINTSWKLAWSDEFNYKGLPDAKKWGYDVGKSGWGNNELQNYTANDTSTAKVANGMLRIKANRHINGTDTSYTSARLLTKGKYEWTYGRIEVRAKIAKGLGVLPAVWMLASTKKYGGWPDCGEIDIVEHIEWHTDSIYQTVHTGAYNHIKGTQRGVRTYLPRPWDDFHVYAMEWTPEGIDYFIDGKHRYHFPNEHKTPAEWPFDSPFHIIMNISVGGKWEGAKGIDPTIFPATMLIDYVRVYQEKK; from the coding sequence ATGACATGTTCACGCACCTGGATGATCATCCTGATCATCTTCATTTCCGAATACGCCAATGCGCAGCAAAAAACAATCAACACCTCATGGAAACTCGCCTGGAGCGATGAGTTTAATTACAAAGGCCTGCCGGATGCTAAAAAATGGGGATACGATGTGGGCAAAAGCGGTTGGGGGAATAATGAATTGCAGAATTACACCGCAAATGATACCTCCACCGCAAAAGTGGCCAATGGCATGCTGCGGATAAAAGCCAACAGGCATATTAATGGTACCGATACCTCCTATACCTCCGCCCGGCTGCTCACCAAAGGCAAGTACGAATGGACATACGGAAGAATAGAGGTGCGTGCCAAAATTGCCAAAGGGCTGGGTGTATTACCCGCTGTATGGATGCTGGCTTCCACAAAGAAGTATGGCGGCTGGCCTGACTGTGGCGAAATTGATATCGTGGAGCATATAGAATGGCATACTGACTCCATCTATCAGACTGTGCATACAGGTGCCTATAATCACATAAAAGGAACACAAAGAGGTGTCAGAACTTATCTGCCAAGGCCATGGGACGACTTTCATGTTTATGCCATGGAATGGACACCGGAAGGGATTGATTATTTTATTGACGGCAAACACCGGTATCATTTCCCCAATGAACACAAAACACCGGCTGAATGGCCATTCGACAGCCCCTTTCATATCATCATGAATATTTCTGTAGGTGGTAAATGGGAAGGTGCCAAAGGTATTGATCCTACCATATTTCCGGCAACTATGCTGATAGATTACGTAAGGGTATACCAGGAGAAGAAATAA
- a CDS encoding efflux RND transporter permease subunit, whose protein sequence is MSITEIAIKRPLLLIVIFTVLILFGIQSYLSLNYNLLPKIEVPTVSISTIYPGAAAAEVQINVTKKLEDAVSSVEGLDQISSTSQGNLSIITISFRPGTDVDKAERDVQRKADQIISELPPDAEKPRVSKVNLDETPVIKAGVTGDLPPRKAFDLVDNQLRPVLQNVPGVGQVNIIGGEKREIQVDVMQDRLLAYGLSIGQVTNAIGNANLSFPAGSIETTNRQLSIRYNANVDSIGELRNLIILQHPTLGAIKLGDVADVSDGAAKPIAINHIDGIPSIGIQIIKQSDANAVAVSERVKKCFNKLEKQYQGQKLKFNVSSDQSVYTLHAADAVMFDLFLAVIIVGIVMLAFLHSIRSATFVLIALPSSIIPTFIAMYLLGFSLNLMTLMAMSLVVGILVDDSIVVLENIYRHMEMGAGRGKAALEGRNEIGFTALAITLVDVVVFLPLALAGGMIGSVLREFSLVVVFSTLMSLFVSFTITPLLASRFGKLEHLSAKSIWGRMNLKFEYFLEVVKEEYGRLLRVVLRRKRWLLMLVTCLIFGSIALVPMGFIGAAFIPKADQSDLVLNIELEPTASIYKTNMKVQQAEKIIQEQPEVKRIFSSIGFVSGSVAGASSNANLAELTIGLVDKHLRSKNSEELGVYLQQKLSSIIKGVKFTVAPTSITGNVSNAPIQIAIKGVDLRDVRHVAEEYMKVIADVPGAQFVKLSVKNRKPEVGIRLNRERMSLLGLNAGAVGAALQNAFRGDDRNQFKQNGNDYDIRIGLDQFSRSDVSNIRNLPVVNANGQTILLRQFADVEEMLGETTLQRIDRLGSITVQANVSGRPTGTVGTEIKAKAKSIKVPEGVSIEYLGDSKNQADAFGSLGLALITAIVLVYLIMVALYENAVYPFVVLFSIPVALVGALLALALTMETLNIFTIIGMIMLMGLVAKNAILIVDFANKLKEEGHGTVEALIEAGRERLRPILMTTFAMIFGMLPIAMAKGAAAEIKNGMAWVIIGGLTSSMILTLFVVPAMYLIVDGILVRFKRPS, encoded by the coding sequence ATGTCAATTACTGAAATCGCCATAAAACGGCCCCTGTTGCTTATTGTGATCTTTACAGTACTGATCCTGTTTGGAATTCAGTCGTACCTGAGTTTAAACTACAATCTCCTGCCTAAAATTGAGGTTCCTACAGTTTCTATCAGCACCATCTACCCGGGGGCGGCAGCTGCTGAAGTTCAGATCAATGTTACAAAAAAACTTGAAGATGCGGTTTCCTCGGTTGAGGGCCTGGATCAGATTAGTTCAACTTCCCAGGGAAATCTTTCAATAATTACAATTTCTTTCAGGCCAGGAACTGATGTTGATAAGGCAGAACGTGATGTTCAGCGAAAAGCCGATCAAATTATCAGTGAGTTACCACCTGATGCTGAAAAGCCGAGGGTAAGTAAGGTTAACCTGGACGAAACTCCGGTTATTAAGGCCGGCGTTACGGGAGATCTGCCTCCCCGGAAAGCTTTTGACCTGGTCGATAACCAGTTGCGCCCTGTATTACAAAACGTTCCCGGAGTGGGGCAGGTTAACATTATCGGAGGGGAAAAAAGAGAGATCCAGGTTGATGTAATGCAGGACAGGCTTTTGGCTTATGGGCTTTCCATTGGGCAGGTGACAAATGCTATCGGTAATGCAAACCTTTCATTTCCTGCCGGGAGCATTGAAACAACAAACAGACAGCTTTCCATCCGATACAATGCAAATGTGGATTCGATCGGGGAGCTTCGTAATCTGATCATTTTGCAGCACCCCACGCTGGGCGCCATAAAATTAGGCGATGTTGCTGATGTGTCAGATGGGGCAGCAAAGCCTATCGCCATCAACCACATAGATGGGATACCATCAATTGGCATTCAAATCATTAAGCAGAGCGATGCAAATGCGGTGGCAGTGAGCGAGCGGGTAAAGAAGTGTTTTAATAAGTTGGAGAAACAATACCAGGGGCAGAAACTGAAATTTAATGTTTCCTCGGATCAGAGTGTGTATACATTGCATGCAGCTGATGCAGTGATGTTCGATCTGTTTTTGGCTGTAATAATTGTAGGTATTGTGATGCTGGCTTTCCTCCATAGTATCAGAAGTGCAACATTTGTGCTGATCGCTCTTCCATCTTCTATCATCCCTACATTTATCGCCATGTACCTGCTGGGATTTTCCCTGAATCTAATGACGTTAATGGCCATGTCTTTAGTAGTGGGAATCCTTGTGGACGATTCAATTGTGGTTCTGGAGAATATTTATCGCCATATGGAGATGGGGGCCGGTAGGGGAAAGGCAGCATTGGAAGGGCGAAATGAGATTGGTTTTACAGCCTTAGCTATCACATTGGTGGATGTGGTGGTGTTTCTGCCATTGGCATTAGCAGGCGGTATGATTGGATCAGTTTTACGGGAATTTTCTCTCGTTGTTGTTTTTTCAACACTGATGAGCCTCTTTGTATCATTTACCATCACACCTTTGCTGGCAAGCAGATTCGGTAAACTGGAACATTTGTCTGCAAAAAGTATTTGGGGAAGGATGAATTTGAAGTTCGAGTACTTTCTTGAAGTTGTTAAAGAAGAATATGGCAGATTGTTAAGAGTGGTATTGAGAAGAAAGAGATGGTTGCTGATGCTTGTAACGTGCCTGATCTTTGGATCAATTGCGTTGGTCCCAATGGGATTTATTGGAGCTGCGTTTATTCCGAAGGCGGACCAAAGTGATTTGGTCCTGAATATAGAATTGGAACCAACAGCAAGTATTTACAAGACTAATATGAAGGTTCAGCAGGCGGAGAAGATTATTCAGGAACAACCAGAGGTGAAGAGGATCTTCTCCAGCATAGGGTTTGTGAGTGGAAGCGTGGCCGGAGCGTCATCAAATGCCAACCTGGCTGAACTGACGATTGGCCTGGTCGATAAACACCTGAGAAGTAAAAATTCTGAGGAACTCGGCGTGTATCTGCAGCAAAAATTAAGTAGTATCATAAAGGGCGTGAAGTTTACAGTAGCCCCCACCTCAATAACAGGAAATGTAAGTAACGCGCCGATACAGATAGCTATCAAGGGTGTTGATCTGAGAGACGTCCGGCATGTTGCCGAGGAGTATATGAAGGTTATTGCAGATGTTCCCGGGGCGCAATTTGTAAAGCTGTCCGTAAAGAACAGGAAGCCAGAGGTGGGTATCAGGCTCAACAGGGAAAGAATGAGTCTCCTCGGACTCAATGCGGGTGCTGTTGGTGCTGCGCTGCAGAATGCATTTAGGGGGGATGACAGGAATCAGTTCAAACAAAATGGGAATGACTATGATATCAGGATAGGGCTGGACCAGTTTAGCAGATCGGATGTCAGCAATATAAGGAACCTGCCGGTAGTAAACGCTAATGGCCAGACAATACTGCTGCGGCAATTCGCGGATGTTGAGGAAATGCTGGGGGAAACCACGCTTCAGCGTATTGACCGACTCGGATCAATTACAGTGCAGGCAAACGTTTCCGGGCGGCCAACGGGTACTGTAGGTACTGAGATCAAAGCTAAGGCAAAATCCATCAAGGTGCCGGAAGGAGTTAGCATTGAGTATCTGGGAGATTCCAAAAATCAGGCAGATGCCTTTGGAAGTTTGGGCCTGGCACTTATCACCGCAATCGTACTGGTGTATCTTATCATGGTGGCGCTTTATGAAAATGCGGTGTATCCATTTGTGGTGCTGTTTTCAATACCAGTGGCACTGGTTGGTGCATTACTGGCGCTGGCTCTTACTATGGAAACATTAAACATCTTTACGATTATCGGGATGATCATGCTAATGGGCCTGGTTGCTAAAAATGCTATTCTCATTGTGGACTTTGCCAATAAACTCAAAGAGGAGGGGCATGGAACTGTGGAAGCACTGATTGAAGCAGGCAGGGAAAGGCTTCGCCCAATTCTTATGACAACGTTCGCGATGATCTTTGGCATGTTACCCATAGCAATGGCAAAAGGCGCCGCGGCTGAGATTAAAAACGGAATGGCCTGGGTGATCATTGGAGGATTGACAAGTTCTATGATACTCACGCTCTTTGTGGTACCTGCTATGTACCTGATTGTGGATGGTATACTTGTCCGTTTTAAGAGGCCCTCTTAG
- a CDS encoding aldo/keto reductase yields MTTKITLGKNGPLVSKLGLGCMRMSPVWGGEMKDEKESIATIQMALDSGINFLNTGDFYGAGHNELLVGKAIKGRRDDAFISVKFGGIVYGGQFLGLDLRPIAIKNFINYSLVRLGIDTIDLYEPCRLDNSVPMEDVIGTVADLIKEGKVRYLGVSEITADQLRKAHSIHPVTALEIGYSLADRQIESDLLPTAKELGIGVVAFANTAEGLLTGEMKAPLPANAYHHHFSRFQGDNLIKNLEKVEVLKQMAKEKGYSPTQLAIAWVNVQGDHMMPLVSMSRRSRLPENLQAMKITFSPDELNTLNTHFAPGAILGGTYLQR; encoded by the coding sequence ATGACTACAAAGATCACTTTAGGTAAAAACGGGCCACTCGTGTCCAAACTCGGATTAGGTTGTATGCGCATGTCGCCTGTCTGGGGAGGGGAAATGAAGGATGAAAAGGAAAGCATTGCCACCATTCAGATGGCCTTGGACAGCGGCATTAACTTTCTGAACACGGGAGATTTTTATGGTGCCGGACATAATGAACTGCTGGTAGGTAAGGCCATCAAAGGCAGGAGGGACGATGCTTTCATTAGTGTCAAATTTGGCGGCATCGTTTATGGTGGTCAGTTTCTTGGGTTGGATCTGCGCCCTATAGCTATCAAAAACTTCATCAATTATTCTTTGGTACGTTTAGGTATAGATACTATCGATCTTTATGAACCCTGCCGGCTTGATAACAGTGTTCCGATGGAAGACGTGATCGGGACTGTGGCAGACCTGATCAAAGAAGGAAAGGTGCGTTATCTGGGCGTTTCTGAAATAACTGCTGATCAATTACGCAAGGCGCATAGTATTCATCCTGTAACAGCATTGGAAATAGGTTATTCACTGGCAGACCGTCAGATAGAAAGCGACCTGCTTCCTACAGCTAAAGAACTGGGTATAGGCGTTGTAGCATTTGCTAATACGGCGGAAGGATTACTCACCGGGGAAATGAAAGCACCTCTTCCCGCCAATGCTTATCATCACCATTTTTCGCGTTTCCAGGGAGATAACCTGATAAAAAACCTGGAAAAAGTGGAAGTATTAAAGCAAATGGCGAAGGAGAAAGGATACTCACCAACACAGCTGGCGATCGCCTGGGTGAATGTGCAGGGTGATCATATGATGCCATTGGTGAGCATGAGCCGGAGATCACGGTTGCCGGAAAACCTGCAGGCTATGAAAATTACGTTTTCTCCTGATGAGTTAAATACGCTTAATACGCATTTTGCACCGGGTGCGATATTAGGAGGCACTTACCTGCAGCGGTAA
- a CDS encoding DUF6340 family protein produces MPVKTYLKSLTFIALTAVACVSCKSTELVYINVLKPAPVTIPAHVKSPGVINRTTITPQYKAVDVVDKIFSLEGAQLDKEGAQSSVSGLTDELLKNNRFSDVKALGELDLTTNAPGLFSAPLSWEIVDKICREHHVDALFSLELFDTDSKISYATAPVSLKTPVGNVPGVEHRASMLTTVKTGWRIYDPASRNILDEFPVARDLTFSGRGINPAVAAGALINRKEAVKEVSIQAGQNYAMRIIPYRTRVIRDYYVKGTDNFRTARRKAQTGNWDGAAELWKKETSNPNSTVAGRACYNMAIICEINGELDLAIKWSQKAYEEYSNRLALNYIRLLKNRQAGNELLKEQQAE; encoded by the coding sequence ATGCCTGTAAAAACATATCTTAAAAGCCTGACCTTTATCGCTTTAACAGCGGTCGCCTGCGTTTCCTGCAAATCCACCGAGCTGGTTTACATTAATGTATTGAAACCGGCGCCCGTGACCATACCCGCCCATGTTAAAAGTCCCGGTGTTATAAACAGAACCACCATTACCCCGCAATATAAGGCAGTAGATGTTGTTGACAAGATATTCAGCCTGGAAGGAGCACAGCTTGACAAGGAAGGGGCACAAAGCAGCGTCAGCGGGCTTACCGATGAACTGCTGAAGAACAACCGGTTCAGTGATGTAAAAGCGCTGGGCGAGCTGGATCTTACCACTAATGCTCCAGGACTCTTCTCTGCGCCGCTCTCCTGGGAAATTGTAGACAAAATATGCCGTGAACATCATGTGGACGCCCTTTTCTCGCTGGAGCTTTTTGACACCGATTCGAAGATCAGTTATGCCACTGCACCGGTTTCTTTGAAGACACCGGTAGGTAATGTACCGGGTGTAGAACACAGGGCCAGCATGCTTACCACTGTGAAAACAGGATGGCGGATCTATGACCCGGCCAGCAGGAATATCCTGGATGAATTCCCCGTTGCCAGGGACCTTACTTTCTCCGGCAGGGGCATCAACCCGGCTGTCGCCGCCGGCGCACTGATCAACCGCAAAGAGGCGGTAAAGGAAGTGAGCATACAAGCGGGGCAAAATTATGCCATGCGAATTATTCCATACCGGACAAGGGTGATCAGGGATTACTATGTGAAAGGCACTGATAATTTCAGAACAGCCCGCCGTAAAGCGCAAACCGGCAACTGGGACGGTGCAGCTGAGCTATGGAAGAAAGAGACCTCAAATCCGAACAGCACTGTAGCCGGGAGGGCCTGCTATAATATGGCCATCATCTGCGAGATTAACGGGGAGCTGGACCTTGCGATCAAATGGTCGCAGAAAGCTTACGAGGAATATAGCAACCGTCTTGCACTGAACTATATCCGGTTATTAAAGAACAGGCAAGCCGGCAACGAACTCCTGAAAGAGCAGCAGGCTGAATAA
- a CDS encoding TolC family protein, producing MTKNFLILFIFCVYVKAEAQEGWTLKHCIEYGLQNNRNARIYANQKIAADAKAREMLADYLPKASLTSMLDNNLKLQQNVIPAGVLGPNEIKVSLTQKFTSNAVAQLDQVLYDQSLLTGLKANKFNRELADLNIQQGQESIIYNISAAYFQLLVYRQQILLLQFNSKTYERQMEIYRLQVEKGIVLQKDLDKVSVDFNNTMSQIRVAESNFQLAENQLKFEMGYPIDDKLQVDLVAAVAPLVGTEDSLARFSPAARIDYRVSSANIRLLEIEQARIKAEGLPKLTGYVRYGAVGFGDKLGGAYDELLPYSAVGLKLTIPILDFYKRNARHKQAMVNRINAEERLKLSESKFSVEFENAQTKVTQARTNMENDKRNMDLAESVFKITDLQFQKGTTDLNDWLITRNSLQSAQNNYLNAIYSYYQARVDLEKAAGTLKTFLNSL from the coding sequence ATGACTAAAAATTTTCTAATACTATTCATCTTTTGCGTATATGTCAAAGCTGAGGCCCAGGAGGGCTGGACATTGAAGCATTGCATAGAGTATGGTCTGCAGAATAACCGGAATGCCAGAATCTACGCTAATCAGAAGATCGCTGCAGATGCTAAAGCCAGGGAGATGCTTGCAGATTATCTTCCAAAAGCGAGTCTCACCTCAATGTTGGACAACAATCTCAAATTGCAGCAAAATGTTATTCCTGCCGGAGTTCTCGGGCCGAATGAAATCAAGGTGTCCCTTACACAAAAATTTACTTCGAATGCCGTTGCACAACTCGACCAGGTATTATACGATCAGTCATTACTGACGGGACTCAAAGCAAATAAATTCAACAGGGAACTGGCTGATCTTAACATTCAGCAGGGTCAGGAATCAATTATCTACAATATCAGCGCTGCCTATTTTCAATTACTGGTTTACCGGCAACAGATTCTGCTGTTGCAGTTTAACAGTAAGACCTATGAACGACAGATGGAGATCTACCGGTTGCAGGTGGAAAAAGGTATTGTATTACAGAAAGACCTTGATAAGGTGTCCGTGGATTTCAATAACACCATGTCGCAGATCAGGGTAGCTGAAAGTAATTTTCAATTGGCGGAAAATCAGTTGAAATTCGAGATGGGATATCCCATCGATGATAAACTTCAGGTTGATCTGGTAGCTGCTGTGGCGCCGCTGGTTGGTACTGAAGATTCGCTGGCCAGGTTTTCTCCGGCAGCCCGGATCGACTATCGGGTATCATCCGCTAATATTAGATTATTAGAGATAGAACAGGCTCGCATTAAGGCCGAGGGGCTTCCCAAATTAACAGGATATGTGCGTTATGGCGCTGTTGGATTTGGCGACAAATTGGGAGGAGCCTATGATGAATTATTGCCATACTCTGCAGTCGGCTTAAAACTCACGATCCCAATATTAGACTTCTATAAACGTAATGCCAGGCATAAGCAGGCCATGGTGAACCGGATCAATGCAGAGGAGCGCCTGAAGCTTTCTGAAAGTAAGTTCAGCGTTGAATTCGAAAATGCGCAGACGAAAGTGACACAGGCCCGGACCAATATGGAAAATGATAAACGAAATATGGACCTGGCCGAATCAGTATTTAAGATAACAGATCTTCAATTTCAGAAGGGCACCACTGATCTGAACGACTGGTTAATTACCCGGAATTCCCTCCAGTCAGCGCAAAATAATTATCTGAACGCTATCTATAGTTACTACCAGGCCCGGGTTGATCTTGAGAAAGCCGCGGGTACATTGAAAACATTTTTAAATTCTCTTTAA
- a CDS encoding helix-turn-helix domain-containing protein — protein MTNPTEILPGIIFFSYYSDMRKEKVAFMEDNTLILQVLGQFVLETANHRISMEGGEMLLVRKNQLGEITKIPLNGEGYQTIVIRLKEDLLRKIALEEQIEVKQKYIGPSSLLIPGNDFLHAFFHSLLPYVRHPEKKITTEVGMLKVKEAVYLLLDVMPGLREFLFDFSDPYKMDLEKFMVSNFHYNIPVDQFARLTGRSLAGFKRDFQKIFGMAPRQWLQERRLTEARHLIETKNKKPSDIYLDLGFESLSHFSHSFKKKFGKAPTEWAI, from the coding sequence ATGACGAATCCAACAGAAATACTCCCGGGGATCATCTTTTTCTCTTATTACTCGGACATGAGAAAGGAGAAAGTTGCATTCATGGAGGATAATACCCTGATATTGCAGGTTTTGGGCCAGTTTGTATTGGAAACAGCCAACCACAGGATTTCAATGGAGGGCGGCGAAATGTTACTGGTACGAAAGAATCAACTGGGAGAAATTACCAAGATCCCTTTGAACGGTGAGGGGTATCAAACAATTGTCATTCGCCTGAAAGAGGACTTACTCAGGAAAATAGCCCTTGAAGAACAGATAGAGGTAAAACAAAAATACATAGGGCCTTCCAGCCTTCTAATCCCCGGGAATGATTTTTTACATGCCTTTTTTCATTCCCTGCTTCCGTATGTCCGCCATCCGGAAAAAAAGATAACCACAGAGGTAGGTATGCTGAAAGTAAAAGAGGCAGTATACCTCCTCCTGGATGTCATGCCCGGGCTCAGAGAATTCCTGTTCGATTTTTCTGATCCTTATAAGATGGACCTGGAAAAATTCATGGTCAGCAATTTCCATTATAACATTCCTGTTGATCAATTTGCACGGCTCACGGGAAGAAGTCTTGCCGGGTTCAAGCGTGATTTCCAGAAAATATTCGGGATGGCTCCGCGGCAGTGGTTGCAGGAAAGGAGATTAACGGAAGCCCGCCATCTTATAGAAACTAAGAACAAAAAGCCATCGGACATCTATCTCGATCTGGGATTTGAAAGTCTCTCTCATTTCTCGCATTCCTTTAAAAAGAAATTCGGTAAGGCACCCACTGAATGGGCGATTTAG